A stretch of DNA from Syngnathus acus chromosome 1, fSynAcu1.2, whole genome shotgun sequence:
acacaaaaccagATCGTGCTTTGGTGTGCGCGTGTAAATGTGTGCACACGCTCGTGTGTGTCTCAAAAAGAAGATGGAAGGTGTGTGTTGCAGCTAgagtacagtgtgtgtgtgtatgtgtttaagaggaaaagagaaggGAGGGTGTGTGACGcagtgtatgtgtgcatgtgagagtgtttgtgtgtgtgagtgtgcaagTGTATGTGTCTTGTGTGCGTGCAAGCTTTTGAAGGGGCGGgtgagtgtctgtgtgtgtgtgtgtgtcttgtgtgCGTGCAAGCTTTGAAGGGGAGGGtaaccgtgtgtgtgtgtgtgtgtgtgtgttttggaaacTGAAAAAGAGGGCTTGGTAGCTAGTGCATAtgcagtttgtgtgtgtgtgtgtgtgtgtgtgtgtgtgtgtacattttgtgtagttgtttgcttgtgtgtgtgtttgttctgCAGTCAGGAAGAAAgcgaggtgtgtgtgtgcgtgtgtgtgtgtgagagtgagGGGTGAGACAGGCAGAAGGTTTGTGTGTCTACTAGACAAGggcagtgtgtgtgagtgtgtgtttgtcataTGGAGGGAAGGAGACTGTGTTTATGCATCTACTTTGTTTATGAAAGAGGGAAGGACActatttgtgcgtgtgtgtgtctgtgtgactgcgtgtgtgtgtgtacacatgCTCCAAGCAAAagttgtgtgcgtgcatgcctGTGTGTGGGTGGTATGGTAAATGTAAGAATGAGGGTGGtgatgtgcgtgtgtttttctgtttaaCTATGGAAGATTTTGTGTGTAGATGTGTGTGTAGGTTTATGTGTGTACGAACAAAGTGTACATGAAGCTTACGAAGTAAGTTTGTATCTGCGATTGTGTTTAATCTGGTCATATATGTAGCTGGCGTGTATGACAAGGCGTGCGTATATGTGCATGCACGTCCGTGTCGTATTAGTTTGTGTGTGGGAGAGGAGAATGAATAATGTGTATTAATGAACATGACTACACAATTTATCACAGCAGTTATACGTGCGGCTGAGAAGGTGCCGGTTGTGTATTAGATCACCATTGTGTgtttgagagaaaaacaaagtgtgtgtgtgtgtgtgtgtgtatttgtgtgtgtgtgtgtgatggaaCATGAGACTGTGGGTTTGgttatttgtgtgtgagagagagagagagcgagcgagagaggggggagagggagaggcAGCGAGGGAGAGAGCgaatgtgaatgtgtgtgtgcgtgtgtgtgtttgtgagcttTAGTGAAGGgtgagggtgtgtgtgcgtgcaagcTTGGCTAGAGAGAggatatttgtgtgtgtgtgtgtttgcgtgcctGTAAGCCTGAAagggaggggtgtgtgtgtgtgtgtgtgtatgtgtgtgtcactgAGTGAGTGcctgtttctgtgtgtgtatgtgtgtgtgtgtgtgtgtgtgtgtgtgtgtgcgtacatgTGGGCCAGAGAgggggaggtgtgtgtgtgtgtgtgtgtgtgtatatatgtgtgtgtgtgcgcgcaagtgtgtgtgtgtgtgtgtgtgtgtgcgtgtgtgtgtgcattcgCACATGTGGACTGTGAgctgtgtgtctgtttgctCATGCACATGTGAGTCTTGAGTGCggatttttgtgtgcattggGTTGAAGTGAAGGGAGCGAAATGTGcaaggacagaaaaaaagaccaaatcaATGATGAGggtgagagagaaaagaagatTGAAGGAGGCCAAAGTCATATAAACACAACCAAGAAAGTTGACAGAAGCTCAGTGAGGTGCACACAAGTCAACTTGGCGGCCTTGGTCGCCTTGAATGCTGACATCTTTATTATTCTACAGGTGATGAAGGAAGTGACCACTGTGTCAGTGTCTCCCTCTACAGGTCAAAGGGAATTTGCAGGGAACCAGGTCAGGGGATCGGCTTCAGGGAAATATTACAGGGGgattattttcaaaagcagCACTCATAATACTAATGTTCATTTATCAAAACAAAGGGTTGTGTCGTGACAATTATTTACCAACTTTTCAACCTCGATGAAAAGGAACTTGACTAAATCCATTACTTCGCCATAGCCATTTCAAACATGCGCAGCTTCCGCAAATGACATGACTTCAAATAGAGAGGTTGATATTGACATTCAAATAATCCCTCCAAAAATATaattgacttatttttttcaaaatgttctctCTGTTGtaaagtcaaacaaacactGAAGAATAAAGTCTTGTAATTCATACCTTAATGTTGGGTTAACCGAGCAAAAAGGAGGTAATTGTTCATTATACAGATACAGCCCAGGGATCCCAGTTTTAGAACCCCCCCGTGGCCCTAAACAGAATAAACATTGTGGATGATGGATCATTATAAATGGCCATTTGAATATGGGTGTAGTCACTCTCTCTTGCCATTGGAAATACATAAATTGATTCTCTTAATTGAGGAAAAGCCAACTTGAATAGGGGGTTGTTACACTTTAGGGTGCACACTCTTGAATGTAGCCGATCCTTATGCATGAATTGCTTTACAtggatttgcaaatcaagtttcaaatgattatttgaaAGAGAAAATTCGGCCTCGTACGGCCAGAAGGGGCAGTCGAGAGAGACACGAGCAGATTGATGTGGTCAGTAGTTGTgcaggcgcacacacacacacacacagacacacacaaaaacacacacacacacacacagtatcaAGAGTCCAGATGGGAGTGGATTGGATCAATACGAAGACTGTGGTTCTGGTTGATATCTGTGCTGAATGacactttctctctcttctgtCTATGCACTTGGCTTTCGCTTGtgctccttttttcttttattgaagTCTTCCTCCACAccaaaatatatatgtttatAATTTCTGGATGTCCCTATGTCTGCAACACGGTATTATATAGACAGTGATGGATGTTTCTAAATCCAACACATCATATTTTTATGGTCTACTCTAAAGGGGCTTCAGCGTCATAGAAATGAAAGTTAAGGAATGAAATTGAGAGATTTGTACGAGTCACCCGAAGATAAAATCAATGTTCATTCTCGTATCTTCACATATAACAGAGGTTACTTGTGTGTCAGTTGGAGAGCTCTCACAAGTGTTTCGTTGAGCTCTCCTGCactattttgtgaaaataaaacagtctTCAAGTTAGGCTATTAAAGAAGATGCACTCCACGCACCCAGCAAAATAGTTTTCATCGATTTATTGTGCCCTTATTGCTTTTGGTTGGTATTTTGTTAGCTTCTATGAGAACGACCCAAGACCAATTGCACTTAGACGGTCAACAGCTCATTGATCAATCTCTGATCTGATTGACTAAATAcaaatgtgtatgtgtatgttcTCCAGGCGTGGCTGCGGAAGAAAACGGAAAGGGACACCTGTGAAAGTCTTTGTCACGTCCGCGGAGGAGGAGAACAACTCTGAGCAGACACTCAGCAGAGGTGCGTGTGTACATGCCATATTCCTGATGACCTGcaattgtatttgtgtgtgtgcgtgtgtgcatctGCTCGTGGGATTGTCACAGAGGCGGAGCTAGTTCAATTGAGTGTGACCTACTTCTGTGTTGGTGTCTGATTCTGTACATACGGGCAGCTGTGCATGTGATCTAGAAGAATAGGTTGTGTTGGTTTGTGTAGTTGTTTGTTTGCGTGGCTCTGTGCATACGTGTAAGCCTTTTTACAACGATTGCTGTAACTCTTATCAGGTGATCGTAAGGAAGCAGCTGAGAGTAAACGTCCCGCAGTGGACGGGCCTGTCCCCAAGACAGAACCATCTCCCAACAGCTGGTAAGTGGTGGTTATCTCACGATATCCTTATTGcctccatccgtccatccagcCGCCCATTTTCCAGTGCTTATGCTGTTGAGGGTGAGCTGGAGAGCATTACAGCTGACTTAGGGCAAGTGGGAGgatacaccaaaaaaaaaccctgttTGGTCGCCAGTCAAATCGCCTATAGGCAACCATTTAGGCCGATGGACAATTTCTTGTCTTAAATTAACCTAACATGCGTgtatttaatgtattattttttgtgtccTGGTGTAAGaatgaattgttttatttcagtaGCATCATTGTTTTGATAGTCAAAAGAAGTTCAATAACATGGGAGCTAAGCAACAATAGTCTAtcatttaacatttaaaaagttgCAGATTGTATCTCTGCTGCCTTTTCTTCTAGTGGTCCACCAGAGTCGACTCATAAGAAAATCTCCAACACATCCAAGGCTAGCTCCAGCTCAGCCTCCACGCCGGCTTCTTCTTCAGCTCGGACCCCAACCCCAGTGCCCGCTCCTGTCCCCGCGACCTCCGCTCAAGCTCCTTCTGTGACCCCAACATCGACAGCACCGACCGCCCCGGTCGCCTCCGCGACCGCCCCGGCAACCGGCTCCTTCCCACCTTCCCCTAACTGCCGCATCAGAGAGGTTCACTGTGGCAGCCAAGTGCGACTAGTGGTCATTGCTATCCGAGACATCACCAAAGGGGAGGAGATCACTGTGGACTACAGCCTGACCGAATGGGGCGAGAACCTGGTCAGTACATTCAAGTATTCAGataactttattattttattactaaGTACTTGAATAGAACTCAAAACGAAATGGCGTCTGACTTAAATCACTATTTTACCTTCATGTCTTACTGTCACCCAGGGACAAATTAGCTttaacaatacaaaaacattaGAAGACCGAATTGGATGGAAAAGCTCATGCAGCTCACATAacaatttcttttgttttaccttgatttttttttttttttttttttttttagctaaaTCCCTCCAGTCATTGGGCTGTAATGAAGACCTTGTCTTTTAAGTTAACCTCCAAATGTTTTACAAAGGTATTATTATGGAGGTAATTAATACACAATTCAACGTTAGTGCCAAAACAAGAGCTGAAACCTCATCTCTGTGCTGACTGTCTCCGGGAACAAATGTGTTGCGCTGCCATATGTGACCTGCTATAGTTTTCTATTTGCATGTGAATTGCAACACACATTTGTACGTCTTCAGCATAAATGTTGTGTGTTGGATCATTTGTAACCATAAAGAATTAACCTTAGAGATTGATCGCCTCAAGGAAGCAACAATGGGTACAGTTGCACGTTGCTttttacacacaggtgcatgcacacacaaacactacaagcACGCTCTCTCACGCATATGCACACTCAAGCTAGGGTATGGGGTTACCATGGTGACGACTGAGCTCCAACACCTACCTATAGTGCTTAACTGTAACCATTGTTAGTGGGTGATATCTATTTCTTTAATGGCTTCCATTACatcctgtgttttttttttttatcctgttTTTCCCAACAAAATGATGATAGCCATTTCCATTTAAACTCGAAGAAGTAAATTGACATTGTGAGGATAGTGGTTAAGAAAGGAGAGCATAATTTCTTTCAAAATCACATTCATTATCAAAAGTCTTGGAAGAAATCCAACGTGAGTGGTAAGCATTGGTAAAAACTCTATTTAGGTCAATCAAATTTCATCATCAGGCCGTGGCTCAAAATGTCACCCGAAGATTATTGTAATGGAAGACATTAATAATCTGTGTTCCTCAGGGTTTCCGTGGTTCCATGTCTCCAGCACAACATGAGTGTAACTCTGATATGGAGAATAACAACGTCAAAAAGGTAGATGTCCTCCTGGTAGTGTTTACTTGCAAATTTGACCATTTTTGAATCACCGTTCTAAGTTGTTTTGATTCATGCacataatttaattttttatcaCATCAACTATTACCATCTGACTATTATTAAACATTGTCTCTTTCCGTGTCTGTTGCTCTCAGGAGGATGAGCCCATGTCCACCAGCCAGCGAGTGAAAAAGCAGCAACAGTACCAGGACTATGTCACCCCCTCTTGGTCCCTTTCCCCCTCTTCCTCACCCATCTCGCACTCTGATGCCAGTGAGTCCGATGCAGGAGATGAGGACAATGCAAGCCCCCGTGGGCGCACCCCACGTCGGCGCAAGAAGCGGCGTGGTACCCCTTCGAGGAAAAAGACACACCCTCGGACTCTGTCAGGGCACCCTGCACCTGCCTCTTCCAGTCGTCCTCGCCCTTCTTCTCCCAGTTCCTCTTTCTCCACCTCAACCAAGCCCATGTTTAAAGCTCCTGCTCCTCTCAGCCCCAACAGCACGAGTAACACGGACGTCCCTCGAGGAGGTGTGTCCATTGATTCCATGCGCCAAACTTGTGAGTACTGCGGGCGCCACTTCCGCTCTCTGGGCCGCCATTTAGACAAACACCACGCCCACCAGCCGGACGTCTGCTCTGCCCTCGTGGAGCGTTACACCCAGATGCCCCGCCTGCACACGGATAACACAAATGTCGGCGCAGCCCACGCCCTTCACGACACGGCGGCGTCACCCGGCGCGACAGAGAGCCGAGTAGAACAAAGCGGTGTTCAGGACCTCTCTCTATGTCCTCCTACCGCAGCCAAACAACCGCCGGCCCCGGCTTCACCTGCAGCGACGCCTCCGCGAGGGCCGAACGCTGTGGCGGTGTCTGTCCTGAAGAGGAGCCCGCCCCCGGTGGCTGAGACCAgaaagggaggagggaggagacTAAAGAAAGAACGACCGGATGACGACGAAGATGAAGAAGTCGTTGAGGTCGTGCAAGAAAAGAGGCCCAAAGAGGAGGACGTCGAGGTCGGCTGCGCTCAGTCCTTCAGAAACGAGTTGTCCAAAGAGATGCCGAAACAAAaaatggaggaagaggaggatgaagaggaagatAATGGTGTGATGGATGTGGACGATGAAAGTggcgcagaggataaagaaaaaGACTCGTTAAGGTAACACTTAAGAAATGCTGTCAATTGGTCTTGAATCAGATTCTGTCTAGTTAATATAAACCTTTTTTAAACTAAAACCTTTCCGTCGTTAAAAGCGGAAGCTACAAATCCAACGGAACAGTTGGGGGTTGGGGATTGTGCTCATTTCAATATATACAAGTCGCACCTGAATAAGTGTCAGTAactgccaaaaaaaagtgacttatAATCCTGCTCACTTTGCTGTCTGGCTTTCCCGCAGTTCCGGGCGTCACCAGATGCTGCCCCTTCTGTCGTCTCTGTCGTCCCTCGTCCTGTACCTCCGCCGGCTGCAGCATTCGGCCTTCCTGTCGCTGTCTCGCCAGCTGCAGTCAGCCGAGGCCTGGCGCCTCCTATGCCACTCCAGTCTGGCTCTCCTCATCTTGTACAACCGACGGCGTGAGTGCGAGGTCTCCAAGTTGTCCATCACAGAGTACCGTGCGCGTGTCACTCCTCAGTGCCCCATTCCCGTTCCCCCTGGCTCTCCCCCTGCTCTCACCCCTCTGGAGGCCTCACTGTCTCCCTTTGAGCGGCTAG
This window harbors:
- the si:dkey-117m1.4 gene encoding uncharacterized protein si:dkey-117m1.4 encodes the protein MAEADRSPHEYRETHAHDRDGDGVKAAAPLRGRGCGRKRKGTPVKVFVTSAEEENNSEQTLSRGDRKEAAESKRPAVDGPVPKTEPSPNSCGPPESTHKKISNTSKASSSSASTPASSSARTPTPVPAPVPATSAQAPSVTPTSTAPTAPVASATAPATGSFPPSPNCRIREVHCGSQVRLVVIAIRDITKGEEITVDYSLTEWGENLGFRGSMSPAQHECNSDMENNNVKKEDEPMSTSQRVKKQQQYQDYVTPSWSLSPSSSPISHSDASESDAGDEDNASPRGRTPRRRKKRRGTPSRKKTHPRTLSGHPAPASSSRPRPSSPSSSFSTSTKPMFKAPAPLSPNSTSNTDVPRGGVSIDSMRQTCEYCGRHFRSLGRHLDKHHAHQPDVCSALVERYTQMPRLHTDNTNVGAAHALHDTAASPGATESRVEQSGVQDLSLCPPTAAKQPPAPASPAATPPRGPNAVAVSVLKRSPPPVAETRKGGGRRLKKERPDDDEDEEVVEVVQEKRPKEEDVEVGCAQSFRNELSKEMPKQKMEEEEDEEEDNGVMDVDDESGAEDKEKDSLSSGRHQMLPLLSSLSSLVLYLRRLQHSAFLSLSRQLQSAEAWRLLCHSSLALLILYNRRRECEVSKLSITEYRARVTPQCPIPVPPGSPPALTPLEASLSPFERLVLSHLPRVGVQGKRGRTQPLILPPHCEPCLEILLQTRRDVGVDPVNPYVFARPYHSPATPLRGTDLLRSLARSSGTRNPRALTQTRVRRQVAILTQLLLLGEGEEPGQLGGGAVERLEHFLEREYHVTQNCAGIGQDPGLMGRVGRVVLCGERDGVLFRGMSLNHICLELDVMSGNSADSYSEAESEGEQVKEKPDSPTIASAPKSTPTLLYVRKGKNNGRVGRPKKLKNTQPDVPPLPPLLPISRRRGSGKRGVLKRPWSEAERAAVEEHLTQNINELRVPAKADCERCLQQCPLLVSNQRDWRAIKFYCHNRIQLLKKNQRRESEPLPLTVC